A stretch of Kaistella flava (ex Peng et al. 2021) DNA encodes these proteins:
- a CDS encoding DUF2062 domain-containing protein, producing MKNFIQNTIQSQKIFYRYFRRKGLRRFLKENLLESAGSNENKAKSIALGFFIGLSPFWGFHSFLAITLAVYFKLNKLLTFMSSQVTFPPLIPLIIFLSMIVGAPFVSNTTSLENQSFDFEFIKNNLTQYIIGSFILAISCSVIFGFLSYFILQKFQPQNKKMK from the coding sequence GTGAAGAATTTCATTCAAAATACCATCCAAAGTCAAAAAATTTTCTACCGATATTTCCGCAGAAAAGGACTGAGAAGATTTTTGAAAGAAAACTTACTTGAAAGTGCTGGCAGCAATGAAAACAAAGCAAAATCGATTGCTCTGGGATTCTTTATTGGGCTCTCGCCATTCTGGGGATTTCATTCTTTTCTGGCGATTACGCTGGCGGTTTATTTTAAACTGAATAAACTGTTAACCTTTATGTCATCGCAGGTTACTTTCCCACCTTTAATTCCATTAATCATATTTTTATCAATGATTGTAGGCGCTCCTTTTGTGAGCAATACCACCAGTTTGGAAAACCAAAGTTTCGATTTTGAATTTATCAAAAATAATTTAACACAATATATTATAGGAAGTTTTATCTTAGCAATAAGTTGTTCGGTAATTTTCGGGTTTCTTTCTTATTTCATTCTTCAAAAGTTTCAACCTCAAAATAAAAAAATGAAATAA